TCCTCAACCCAGGCCAGATATTACACTTGTTGCCGTTGATGGAGCCAAAGAAAAAATCCAATTTTATTTTTCCTTATGCAATCGCCTTGCTACCCAAGGATTACCAAATGTTTACCTCGATTTTGCAGGATATGAACTAGTGGGCTTTGATTTGGCAGAGCCCAATAAAGGTGAAAAAAGGTTAATTTTTAATTTTAGCCGTATAGAAGGACTCGGCCGAGTAAATGCAACGGTAACCATGACAATTTCTACATTATCACGCGAACAACAATGGAATATGCCTGAAGGATTACTGAGAAATGTCGATCTATCTGTTGTAGGAACAAGAATACCCACTATCCGTGATGATCAAGTGATCTTACCCTTAGATGATTTACGCCTAATAAGAGAAGAAATAGACTCGTTTGAAAATGATTAAAATTGATGTTCATCTACCTTTTCAATTTTTAAAAGCGCCTTTTTAATAGGAAGACCACTGGAATAGCCACCCAAGGTACCGTTACTGGCAATAACTCGATGACACGGTATAAAAACAGGGATTGGGTTCTTGCCATTTGCATTGCCAACCGCTCTAAAAGCCTTAGGTTGACGTATAATTTTAGCCAAATCAGCATAACTAATCACTTTTCCATGCGGAATTGTAAGCAAACCTTTCCAAACTCTTT
This genomic window from bacterium contains:
- a CDS encoding methylated-DNA--[protein]-cysteine S-methyltransferase, yielding MKDFSLKIEANNKGITGAWFTKPVSSQKSSPITLKPLKEAKKWLELYKNDQKVPKFPLKYLDISIGTPFQQRVWKGLLTIPHGKVISYADLAKIIRQPKAFRAVGNANGKNPIPVFIPCHRVIASNGTLGGYSSGLPIKKALLKIEKVDEHQF